The Hypomesus transpacificus isolate Combined female unplaced genomic scaffold, fHypTra1 scaffold_101, whole genome shotgun sequence genome segment tctccacctccctccctccacctctctccccctcctccccctccctccacctctccccacctctctccagctccctccacctccctccacctctctcccctcctccccctccctccacctctctccacctctttccacctccctccacctccctccctctccacctccctcccttcccctccctccccctctctcccctccctcaccctttaACTCTGGCCTGTCCTCTGGTCAACAGGAGGCTCTTCTGGGCTGGAGGGGCGTCGCCGCTCGCATCAGTGGAGCCAGCGGCCCCGGCCCGCCCCCCGTTACCAAGGAAACCAGCCATGCCGTGTgacacaggcagagacagaagaGATGAAAGGAGGGAATACTGGGAGAATAAACATTCTAGAGAATTTTAGCTTGGAAATGTTTTCGGAATGGTCACCAAGTATTGCCAATAACTGAAGTGTAAGCACACCCAGGCGGAAGTCAGACACACTGTTTGCTGCTACAGCCTGAGACACACTGTGACACATCGTGGCCTGGGGGTTATACAACCAGACAACAGACAACCACTTCTGTGTCTCAACCGAaaccacaaaaaaacaaaagaacaaGATGCTTTTGCCTTGCAAATCAACCATCAGCTGATTCACTGAGCAACTCTAGCCAACATGCATTATTACCTGTTTTAACTGACATGTTTGTCAAcatgctggaggagagggcctTGCATGGCAGGAGAGCTGTGACCCCTTCAGACCCGTTCAGTGGTTTCTCTGTCCAACTCTTATGAAAAACACCTCAAATACTATTATTGGGTAAAACTTCGCTCCAAATCAGATACTATGTAAAACATATTTGATTGTATAAAGTTGAGCACAGAGGAAACATCATATGCTTAAAAACCTTTCCTTCAGTAGCAAGGGTGAGAGCCAATAGGTGACAAGGAAGACAGAGAATCGACCAATGAAAGTATCAGCCTTGACAATATAAGAGCTGTAGTTGTCTTAAAATTATATCTTTAAAGTCTCTGCGTTCACTGAAGTTCTCAGTGAGAACGTTGTTTTAACTTAGCAGAACACAGAACGCCTTCTCTCCTCGTGTCCTGGCCCTTCCTCAtcctgttcttcttcttctgcaccATATTGGTGGATGATTCGCTTCTACACTGAATTCTTGTAAGAAAAACCTTGACTCCTTGCTTGGTCTGTACTTCCCACCATGAGTGTTTCACAGGTCGTTGATGCGTTTGATTCGTATCACCCAGCCTCCCACAGACTCACTGGATCTTCCAGCTCTGGGGGTCCTTCTAACCCAGTGGCCCTGGGTGAGGGAACCAGAGTGTGGCGACACTCGACCCGCTGTCCTTCCATGCTGGGCCTGCAGAGAAGAAAAGGAAGAGGTCCCCTGGCCTCAAGCTGCATCAGAACACTgacctcaggggggggggggggggggggggggggggggggcaggaggaaagCCTTAACACTGTCAGATCAGTGCTGATGTTAGGCATGGTGGGTCCAGGGAGCTGTGTCTGCAGTGCAGGAGTGTGCTGTCTCACCTGGCCTCCACCTGGCCTCCAGACAGGCCTCCAGACGGGCCTCCACCTGGCCTCCACCTGGCCTCCACACAGCTGCTCTGAGATCAGCGTCTGTGAGGCAGCATCTGTGTTGCAGTGATTTATCAAAACtgattaacaaaaaaaattgcAAAACGTTTGTGCTGTGGATCTTTGTCCTTGTGacagggtggagatggaggaggtgagtacAGGTGGAGGGAACACTGTTGGACGGTGGTCAATAAATACTTATCATAACCTCCCTCTCACTGGGAGGAGACCTACTCTGGCTGTGGGTTTTATTCAGTTCTAGAAACAGAAATAAGAGCATTTCTGACGAGACACGAGCATGAAACAGAACATCCCCCACACAGGCCCTGgctttgtgttgtgtttatgtGCTTGTGTACGCATGACATATCGACATACATAGATAAATATGTCTCAAGTCTTTCTCCGTCTGAAGAGGAAACGCAAAGTGTTGACATTTTTCAGTGAACCCTATAGTGTAAGCTaagtttataaaaaataaacaaaaaagaaCTGTTAGAAAGTTAATATAGAAGACTAACAGGGAAAGGCTAGTTTTTATATAATGTATATCTGAGTTATGAGTTAGCCTACCTTGTTCTAAAATCAAGAATGCACTAACATTCAAGGGCCCAGAAGGTTTAAACTTGCCCGCAGAAATCTGGAGGCTGGATGAAGTCCAAACAGACGTTTTTTTAACGAATGCCAAATAATCTACTGCGCATTCTGGCTCATGCCTCAGAGAGAAAAAACTACTGGTGCGCTCTGCGGAGTTTGGGCAAGAGGAAGACACGTTTCGCAATAACGGACTTTAAATATTACAGGGACAGGGAAATGTCCGTCTCTTGTGTTCCTTTGGCTACTGTTTGTACAACTTAGTTCAACTAATTTTCGCTACTGAGATCTCATTCTACTCGGCTTCTGGAAATTACTATTATAACTGTTTATTTTCTTAATTTAGATTTGTTTCGATGGTTCGCGCTAATGGGAAATTtagtttgagagagagacagtttacGGACAAGTGAGAACATGTGGGTGGTCAGGCTGTGTCTGAGCGCGCTGTTCTACCCTGTCTTCAGCTATCACGAGCCCTGTCCCCCAACAGGTAAGAGATGTAGTTATATCAGGTGATGCAAATCTAAACATGTATTTACTATTGGCACATTGCcacattttattttctttattgaACTATTTATAATTACATTGTATTATTGTGTCGGGTTCCACTCAATTTAGTTCAAGTAAAAAGTATTATTTAACATAGTAACAACATGGTTTGTTTTCTCAGTAGCCTGTAATTTCTTCAAAAACAGTGAACTGATACATTAATACAGAGAACGAATTAACTTATATTGAGCCAGAGTTGCCAAAGTCTCAgattgttttgtttaaaactcaTGGAAGGTCAAAAGGGAGTCTAAGCTATAGGGagttagagatggagagagtagaAAGGGTCAAAGAGAGGGAATCCCACATGTgttgaaagaggaagaaagaaatgaTTTAGTACATAGTTCAGCAAGTCATCCTCCTCCTGATCTCTGCCACCCAGTCACCCGGGACCAAAACACACGACAGAACCCCCCGAGGACGCACACGTTtaccaccctctcttcctccctctctcaactGCTCCCCGCTTGACTGCTCTtgtgttttctgtctttctccagaGCGCCCTCCTGGTGTGCTGGTCGTACCCCCGGGCGGGGAGCTGGTTCTGGACTGTGGTGGCTGGGCGAAGGTGGACGGGGTGGAGGTAACCCTCCTCAGAGCACAGAGGGCTGCCTCTGTCCACTCCACTGCAGACAGAACCGCTCGTAGACACACCTCTGTCATCGAAACAGCCTCCAACTCTGCAACGAGGGCAGAGAGTGTTGCCCCTACCGAGGGAGCTGAAAAACACCCGTCTTTTAAAGGGGCTTCCAGCCCAGGCTTAAGTGCCACAGCCGACAGAAATGTCTCTGTTCAGGTCGGAGTGAGGAGACTGAACCCAGAGAAGCATGCGGCTGCTGCTGAACgctccaccatctcctctgtGGCAGCAGTCCAAGCTGACAGGGAACTGAAAACAGCACGGACAACAGAGGAGGGGTATACAGGTCTAGAAATAAACAGCCATGCTGTCAGCCATTTTGGATACACACATTCTACCAGCGACAACATCCCTCCATCTGGGGCAGCACCGTGGCCAACCAGGGCAGGCGTAGTGGGAGGGGTTAACTCCGAGGGAGGGGATGTGGATGGGGATGActatgaggaggggggggatgagggtgggagggtggcgAGGGGGCTGCTGGGACGGCCTCAATGGAAACTTAACGGCaagctgctgagagagagagaggagcggagggagaggggagggatggtgtCACTCAGGAAGAAAGGGACATCTCTGAGCCTGACCTCTGTGAGTGTTCGAGACGCAGGGAGCTACAGCTGCCATTGCAGGAACGACACCGTGTCTTCCTTCAGGGTGGTAGTGgcaggtgaggagaaggaggactcACCACGTCGGTCTGTTTAATGTACACACTGTATCTGTCAGGACTCATGTTAGGGACAGTATGTGACTCTGCCCCTGGCCCCCTGTTACTATACAACTAAGACTGTTTTCTTATCGCATGACCTCCTTCTCATTTCCTGCAAACACATCCCGGtcccctcttctttctctccttctcttttctcaGTTCCTCCTGAGAAGCCTACCCTGTCATGCTACAAGAGATCACCCGGCAGCAAGATCCGTTGTGATTGGAGGGCCCAGCAGCCAGTGATGGCCCAGCCTCAGTGCCATCTCTTTCTCAGTAAGAGGTGAGGGCCCCCCTCATGGCCCTCCAGTGCCATCTCTTTCTCAGTAAGAGGTGAGGGCCCCCCTCATGGCCCTCCAGTGCCTCAGGACAGAGTGTTGACGCTGGGCAGGACAGCACCAGTCCTTGAGGCTTGTTATGGTCAACATTGTGACGAGTTGTTTATGTAACCCTAACCATGACCTTGTCTCTtaatttctatctctctctctcccccccctttctctctctcccccccctctctcctccctctccctctccctctctctccctctgtctctccctctgtctctccctctctctctctctcagtttgtcAAGCTCGTTCTCCCGTGTCAGCTGCTCCTACTCTGCTGTGCAGAGGCGCTGCTGGTGTGCCGTGGGCCATGAGGAGGATGAGCTGAGAGTTCTGCACCgcgtcttcctgtgtgtcagcAACGCTGCAGgcagctcctccagcccccagatccACTTCATCCCCCTGGACATACGTAAGCGCTAGaggctgtctctgtgtgtgtgtgtgtgtctctgtgtgtgtgtctctgtgtgtgtgtctctgtgtgtgtgtctctgtgtgtgtgtctctgtgtgtgtgtgtgcatctgtgtgtgtgtgtgtgtgtgtgagtctctgtgtctgtaaatGCGTTAAGTGCCACAGGCATGATGTTATGGTACAGTATGTGAG includes the following:
- the il6r gene encoding interleukin-6 receptor subunit alpha, translated to MWVVRLCLSALFYPVFSYHEPCPPTERPPGVLVVPPGGELVLDCGGWAKVDGVEVTLLRAQRAASVHSTADRTARRHTSVIETASNSATRAESVAPTEGAEKHPSFKGASSPGLSATADRNVSVQVGVRRLNPEKHAAAAERSTISSVAAVQADRELKTARTTEEGYTGLEINSHAVSHFGYTHSTSDNIPPSGAAPWPTRAGVVGGVNSEGGDVDGDDYEEGGDEGGRVARGLLGRPQWKLNGKLLREREERRERGGMVSLRKKGTSLSLTSVSVRDAGSYSCHCRNDTVSSFRVVVAVPPEKPTLSCYKRSPGSKIRCDWRAQQPVMAQPQCHLFLSKSLSSSFSRVSCSYSAVQRRCWCAVGHEEDELRVLHRVFLCVSNAAGSSSSPQIHFIPLDILRPDPPSHLQVLPVEGQRTSLRVTWTYPLTWKERDRYYMLQYRLTYRPLALAKATEVLTEAHSYMITDAMPGVEYVIQLATKEEFDGIWSDWSSPVHGITWTAPVPTAVSGVATTKCDYFVLCGEGSGITDDELPRDPEPPRVPHKVWPHLLWVVGCCVVLSLTLLIAYLLRHKERFVSKFVGLSNNKPRLPDSAPSTSAPAAQEVHALLNSDPSPHKEPLPQEVEVKEGSEREEEEEEVVESGREAFDFNNTSYFLVQMDQS